A genome region from Mycobacterium sp. 3519A includes the following:
- a CDS encoding Dabb family protein — translation MFNVTRLIHADEAHRDRLIAELRDAAVGRSAVIAATAPGSRNGGDILTHLRFDSESDWESAECAFSAIFDDPAITHIDGVDYRGMPTRCAGDAGSVYRTLLLRVLPGTENSTVARFEADLRMLTRYVSSITAWQLSRVETAIGTSPWTHVFEQEFTDEAGLMGPYLMHPIHWAHVDRWFDPECPDVIIRDRVCHSFCPIAEPVLT, via the coding sequence ATGTTTAACGTCACCCGCCTGATCCACGCCGATGAAGCGCACCGCGATCGACTGATCGCCGAACTGCGCGATGCCGCAGTAGGCCGCAGCGCAGTCATTGCCGCGACCGCACCCGGGAGCCGCAACGGCGGAGACATCCTCACGCACCTGCGATTCGACAGCGAATCCGATTGGGAATCGGCCGAATGTGCGTTCTCGGCCATATTCGACGACCCGGCAATCACCCACATCGACGGGGTCGACTACCGCGGCATGCCCACACGATGTGCCGGGGATGCCGGTTCGGTGTACCGAACGCTGCTGCTGCGGGTGCTCCCCGGCACCGAGAACTCGACAGTGGCGCGGTTCGAAGCCGACCTACGCATGCTGACGCGGTACGTTTCGTCGATCACGGCATGGCAACTCAGCCGCGTCGAAACCGCGATCGGCACTTCGCCGTGGACGCACGTGTTCGAGCAGGAGTTCACCGACGAGGCCGGCCTGATGGGTCCGTACCTCATGCACCCGATCCACTGGGCCCATGTGGATCGATGGTTCGACCCCGAATGTCCCGATGTGATCATCCGCGACAGGGTGTGCCACAGTTTCTGTCCCATCGCCGAACCCGTGCTGACCTGA
- a CDS encoding SDR family NAD(P)-dependent oxidoreductase → MTRLLSGRTALVTGSSRGIGRAIAQRLAAEGATVAVTARAHTPSKSVRSGVATAIPGTIDETIELIEAAGGSAFGLAADLENVDARDGLIDAVLDRTGRIDILVNNAGFADYSVVEDMSLDTFERTVEHYLRTPFVLTKAVVPHMRQQGGGWIVNIGSVTGVAPVRPYREYNKTSGDVIYASMKAALHRFTQGVAAELLDGNIAVNCVGPSTAIRTPGAASLIPETFPTEPVEYLAETVLAMCHLPAEERTGLVAFSLHYPWSQGLAVHSLDGLKELPPLEPPATANPNILPAGL, encoded by the coding sequence ATGACGCGATTGCTCAGCGGAAGAACGGCTTTGGTGACGGGCAGCAGCCGCGGCATCGGACGGGCGATCGCACAGCGTCTCGCCGCGGAAGGGGCCACCGTTGCGGTGACGGCGCGGGCCCACACGCCATCCAAGTCTGTCCGGTCAGGGGTCGCGACGGCGATCCCAGGAACAATCGACGAGACCATCGAACTGATCGAAGCGGCAGGCGGATCGGCGTTCGGACTGGCCGCCGACCTCGAGAACGTCGATGCTCGCGATGGACTGATCGACGCCGTGCTCGACCGCACAGGGCGGATCGACATACTGGTCAACAACGCGGGCTTCGCGGACTACTCGGTTGTCGAGGACATGTCGCTCGATACCTTCGAGCGGACCGTCGAACACTACCTACGCACCCCGTTCGTGCTGACGAAAGCCGTTGTGCCGCATATGCGCCAACAGGGCGGCGGCTGGATCGTCAACATCGGGTCAGTCACCGGTGTGGCCCCGGTGCGGCCGTATCGGGAGTACAACAAGACCTCCGGCGACGTGATCTACGCGTCGATGAAGGCCGCACTGCACCGCTTCACCCAGGGCGTAGCGGCCGAACTGCTCGACGGCAACATTGCTGTCAACTGCGTCGGCCCCTCCACCGCGATCAGGACCCCCGGCGCGGCGAGCCTGATTCCCGAAACGTTTCCCACCGAACCCGTGGAGTATCTCGCCGAAACCGTGTTGGCGATGTGTCATCTGCCTGCCGAAGAACGCACCGGGCTGGTGGCGTTCAGCCTGCACTATCCGTGGTCCCAAGGTCTGGCGGTACACAGCCTGGACGGCCTGAAGGAGCTACCGCCGCTGGAACCGCCCGCGACCGCCAACCCGAATATTCTGCCGGCCGGCCTCTGA